From Erigeron canadensis isolate Cc75 chromosome 8, C_canadensis_v1, whole genome shotgun sequence, one genomic window encodes:
- the LOC122578864 gene encoding LOW QUALITY PROTEIN: histone-lysine N-methyltransferase, H3 lysine-9 specific SUVH4 (The sequence of the model RefSeq protein was modified relative to this genomic sequence to represent the inferred CDS: deleted 1 base in 1 codon) produces MVVIKSISSSDAPAMARRSSSRIEKLEKQKLENKRKVKEEEALAKPSKKKKMVEKKVLSPPSNYKIVSEVESVAEVNVGVAVEASTEPAVEKSVYATVKDTIRAFYKNFLYFVQEEEKRCKKDGDDKKNTKKPMSKEEKQSAKKSKSENQDAEKERNKAKRPDLKALNLMITSNTTLSRGNRIGSVPGVDVGHQFFSRCEMVTVGFHNHWLCGIDYIGSSKQKEYPQYKLPITVAIVMSGMYEDDCDNSEDVVYTGQGGNDLLGNKRQIKDQVMTRGNLGLKNSKEQNVPVRVIRGHSSQSSYVGKVYTYDGLYKVVGYWAEKGLSGYTVYKFKLRRIEGQPPLLTEQVYFTRGRIPNEVSELQGLVCEDICGGLEDIPIPATNMVDDPPVPPTGLTYIRSLQVAKNVIVPEVATGCKCKGSCTDPRSCACARLNGSDFPYVHRDGGRLIEPKAVVFECGPNCGCGPGCVNKTSQRGLKYRLEVYKTPKKGWAVRSWDFIPSGAPVCEYIGVLKNTDDVESNPENNYIFDIDCLHTMKGIGRREKRVGEVALPSLLLGKEDEKDSGPEFCIDAGTTGNVARYINHSCQPNLFVQCVLSKHHDLTQARIVLFAADNIQPLKELTYDYGYELDSVMGPDGKIKKLDCFCGAPDCRKRLF; encoded by the exons ATGGTTGTTATTAAGTCAATTTCAAGTAGCGACGCTCCGGCGATGGCCAGAAGAAGCAGCTCTCGGATCGAGAAGCTGGAAAAACAGAAATTGGAGAATAAGCGAAAAGTTAAGGAGGAGGAGGCTCTTGCTAAGCCGtctaagaagaagaaaatggttGAGAAAAAGGTGTTGTCGCCGCCGAGTAATTATAAAATTGTGTCGGAGGTTGAATCGGTTGCGGAGGTGAATGTGGGTGTAGCTGTCGAGGCGTCGACTGAACCGGCTGTGGAGAAAAGTGTTTATGCTACTGTGAAGGATACAATTAGGGCTTTTTATAAgaactttttgtattttgttcaG GAAGAAGAGAAAAGGTGCAAGAAGGACGgagatgataaaaaaaacacaaagaaaCCAATGTCCAAG GAGGAGAAACAATCGGCAAAGAAATCAAAATCTGAG AATCAGGATGCCGAGAAAGAGCGTAATAAGGCTAAAAGACCTGATCTTAAGGCTTTAAATTTG ATGATCACATCCAATACCACGCTCTCTCGTGGAAATAGGATAGGATCAGTCCCAG GGGTTGATGTCGGGCACCAATTTTTTTCGAGGTGTGAGATGGTTACTGTAGGTTTCCATAACCATTGGCTATGTGGAATTGATTACATTGGGTCTAGTAAACAAAAG GAATATCCTCAATATAAACTTCCAATTACTGTGGCCATAGTGATGTCAGGAATGTATGAAGATGACTGTGATAATTCCGAGGATGTAGTGTATACGGGTCAAGGTGGTAATGACTTACTTGGCAACAAACGTCAGATAAAAGATCAAGTAATGACTCGTGGTAATCTTGGGTTGAAG AATTCCAAGGAGCAAAATGTGCCGGTCAGAGTTATCCGAGGGCATTCATCCCAATCAAGCTATGTGGGTAAAGTATACACATATGATGGATTATACAAG GTAGTTGGTTACTGGGCAGAGAAAGGGTTGTCGGGATATACTGTTTACAAGTTTAAACTTAGGCGAATTGAAGGGCAGCCTCCTCTTTTGACTGAACAG GTTTACTTCACTCGAGGACGCATTCCAAATGAAGTTTCCGAATTACAAGG GCTGGTATGCGAGGACATCTGTGGAGGCCTTGAGGATATTCCCATTCCAGCTACTAATATGGTCGACGATCCACCTGTCCCCCCTACTG GCTTAACTTATATCAGGTCCTTGCAAGTTGCAAAGAATGTCATAGTTCCTGAGGTTGCTACTGGTTGCAAGTGCAAGGGCAGTTGCACTGACCCAAGAAGCTGTGCATGTGCTAGGTTGAACGGGTCTGATTTTCCTTATGTACATCGTGATGGTGGAAG GCTGATTGAACCAAAGGCTGTTGTGTTTGAATGCGGCCCAAACTGTGGTTGTGGGCCAGGCTGTGTAAACAAAACATCCCAAAGAGGGTTGAAGTATCGATTGGAG GTGTACAAGACGCCA AAAAAGGGATGGGCAGTTCGGTCGTGGGATTTTATACCCTCTGGTGCTCCTGTTTGCGAGTATATTGGTGTGTTAAAGAATACTGATGATGTCGAATCAAATCCCgaaaataactatatttttgatattgacTGCCTTCATACAATGAAAGGCATTGGAAGAAGAGAG AAGCGGGTTGGGGAAGTAGCCTTGCCATCGTTGCTATTGGGTAAAGAGGATGAGAAGGACAGTGGACCAGAATTCTGCATTGACGCGGGAACCACTGGAAATGTGGCACGCTACATCAATCATAGCTGCCAACCAAATCTCTTTGTGCAGTGTGTGTTAAGTAAACATCATGACCTCACCCAAGCTCGAATTGTTCTTTTTGCTGCTGACAACATACAACCACTGAAG GAGTTGACCTATGATTATGGTTATGAATTGGATAGTGTGATGGGTCCAGATGGTAAGATTAAGAAGCTTGATTGCTTTTGTGGGGCGCCGGATTGTCGGAAGCGGCTGTTTTAA
- the LOC122579670 gene encoding cytochrome b-c1 complex subunit Rieske-4, mitochondrial-like, which produces MLRAGSRRLAASLTSPAWIHKSSSSAASKLTNQIDDSPSATANHDFRSIHASSLFNPNFHHFSRGFASNSITPNYEDKIPPTLAAITNPTSKIVYDEHNHERYPPGDPSKRAFAYFVLTGGRFVYASLIRLLVLKFVLSMSASKDVLALASLEVDLSSIEPGTTVTVKWRGKPVFIRRRTEDDIKLANSVDVATLRDPQEDAARVKNPEWLVVVGVCTHLGCIPLPNAGDFGGWFCPCHGSHYDISGRIRKGPAPYNLEVPTYSFLEDNKLLVG; this is translated from the exons ATGTTGAGGGCCGGAAGCAGGAGACTAGCGGCTTCTCTTACATCACCGGCATGGATCCATAAAAGCTCTTCCTCAGCTGCCTCCAAACTCACCAATCAGATCGATGACTCTCCCTCCGCCACCGCCAATCACGATTTCCGATCTATCCACGCCTCTTCTCTTTTCAACCCTAATTTCCATCATTTCTCCCGAG GATTTGCTTCAAACTCAATAACTCCAAATTATGAGGACAAAATTCCACCAACGCTAGCGGCCATCACTAACCCGACTTCAAAGATAGTATATGATGAGCATAACCATGAACGTTACCCACCTGGTGACCCAAGCAAACGAGCATTTGCATATTTTGTTTTGACTGGTGGAAGGTTTGTGTATGCTTCTTTGATTCGGCTTTTGGTCCTCAAATTTGTTCTCAGCATGTCTGCCAGTAAAGATGTTCTTGCACTCGCTTCTCTCGAGGTTGATCTTTCTAGCATTGAACCCGGGACCACCGTAACAGTTAAGTGGCGTGGAAAGCCTGTGTTCATCAGGCGCCGGACAGAGGATGACATAAAGCTAGCAAACAGTGTTGATGTTGCAACTCTCCGTGACCCACAAGAGGATGCCGCTAGAGTCAAGAACCCTGAATGGCTAGTTGTGGTTGGTGTGTGCACTCATCTGGGTTGCATACCGCTACCAAATGCTGGTGATTTCGGTGGCTGGTTTTGCCCCTGCCATGGTTCCCATTATGACATTTCTGGCAGGATCCGTAAGGGGCCAGCACCGTATAATTTGGAGGTGCCCACTTACAGTTTCTTGGAGGATAATAAGTTGCTCGTTGGCTAG